The proteins below are encoded in one region of Triticum aestivum cultivar Chinese Spring chromosome 1B, IWGSC CS RefSeq v2.1, whole genome shotgun sequence:
- the LOC123144454 gene encoding uncharacterized protein has product MAELAAGAVSSLLVVIRSEALLLRGVRHDVQFIKEEMESMKSFLTHLARWAPPGGEHDEQVRTWMNQVRLLAQDCNNCIDLYLYRGNPDIHRARGGLRGYLWWASWLLHKLAAKHRAAEQLRRLKERARDVGERRLRYGVEVPAKSGEGQSPPAPGLAGAAPSARTAVRGGHAAGDDDGEEEGDDQLMGAMTTGGHSGGRRAFIEPRTLDDYVKAKLRDWVDETPTEAGETLSVVLVAPNTYQDLLALIQEYLVFSTDSDLDSHPSVLPVENGYNRFVLVDIPAVHPKFTPLRPKEVLFYILRELRQSTKGRVGKKYLDPLEVHVRRFQIYNQIHSEKKRALALLKIKEKIKKMKIYEKLDKIKSDIQGRLQRGDKLPQLQGEFHQLHLDVLLQLLLQAAVAASQQDQGKNNDMQMLPEWDNINNNIIVKKLKEHMEEGGGGGGGEIGSQQTTWIHLDEAQYAHILWKLFSKGCSSSKPLQAQDRWSDKQATKTTTADKQATKTTTAELGEDQIKPMIHNAKEGTLQELQKGEYDKSEGTAESGSVPDQNPETVSEKFGQMMEKLKQEFKEQLKIKGLVDEIKRNLEYISDWNCYECPLFILRVDELMDIATWEGTRNALSLLNCSADLMMVTNTNDVHLAREYCYPQREPIAIDYSLAGLYHDTVLQLTSQQKNKDNYNPQIFHDILSECEPHEFCMKIFTHALYANPNRSNEELLKLHSTLQALPKSFNSITKVMFKFSYNDLPKEYKSCLLYLAIFSMGHKIRRSTLIGRWIAEGLTSNEDWLSSVRQANRCFDTLIDRCLIDPADIGAAGNVKSCVVGDLFHGFITTIARKQHIVETRLSHHLARHFSIFNDLQLRGSDRIDKFFQGLSESSRVSLLKVLDLEGCQCFGKNRQYLKDICSKMLLLKYLSLRRTDITELPSEINNLRELEVLDIRETDVPPHATANILLLKLKRLLAGHIDLNASKFGSSGRVPRRIGKMVNMEVLSNVQAKHSHDLKDIGKLWQLRKLGVVIDDKDSHLRNLLQTISDLHESLRSLTITASVPVATQCEGTPSSAELPDGIGSLLENQPKMLESLSIRGISLNPLFIKGDNNKLAKVTLRSTLLSQDDLKVLAELPKLRCVRLQHVTCIEPVLNFKRGQFRCLKYLLVEDSDLTITFEHGAACELDKMVLSFSKGSISGVDRLPNLKELELNNSFCGRLLSSFGNVSQIAKLTLRGTLLEQDALQILAKKPNLRCLVLLNESFGGIQNEITLKDEFLWLNHLVVDCSAITRIVFTSGSAPRLEKIVWSSFTSLSGIHKLPSLKELEFNGGQVPDEVREGIEKHKNKLSLKLLDEKL; this is encoded by the coding sequence ATGGCTGAGCTCGCGGCGGGCGCCGTGAGCTCACTGTTGGTTGTCATCCGGAGCGAGGCGCTGCTACTGCGTGGCGTCCGGCACGATGTGCAGTTTATCAAGGAAGAGATGGAGAGCATGAAGAGCTTCCTGACGCACCTGGCGAGGTGGGCACCCCCCGGTGGGGAGCATGACGAGCAAGTGCGCACCTGGATGAACCAGGTGCGGCTGCTCGCCCAGGACTGCAACAACTGCATCGACCTCTACCTCTACCGGGGGAACCCCGATATCCACCGTGCCAGAGGAGGACTCCGAGGCTACCTCTGGTGGGCAAGCTGGTTACTGCACAAGTTGGCCGCTAAGCACCGCGCAGCTGAGCAGCTGCGGCGGCTCAAGGAGCGGGCACGCGACGTCGGCGAGCGGAGGTTGAGGTATGGCGTGGAGGTCCCGGCCAAGTCAGGGGAGGGGCAATCGCCTCCGGCACCTGGGCTAGCAGGGGCGGCACCTTCAGCACGGACTGCTGTGCGAGGTGGTCATGCTGCTGGGGACGATGACGGTGAAGAAGAGGGTGACGATCAACTCATGGGGGCAATGACAACCGGCGGTCATTCTGGTGGTCGAAGAGCCTTCATTGAGCCTCGCACTTTGGACGACTATGTCAAGGCAAAGCTACGTGATTGGGTAGATGAAACTCCTACAGAAGCCGGCGAGACTTTGTCGGTGGTCCTTGTGGCACCGAACACTTATCAGGACCTTCTGGCTCTCATACAAGAATATTTGGTTTTTTCGACGGATTCAGACCTCGACTCTCATCCCTCGGTTTTGCCAGTGGAGAACGGCTACAATCGCTTTGTCTTGGTTGACATCCCGGCCGTGCACCCAAAGTTTACGCCGCTACGACCCAAGGAAGTTCTCTTCTACATTCTGCGCGAGCTCAGGCAAAGCACAAAAGGCAGAGTGGGGAAGAAGTATCTTGACCCCTTGGAAGTTCATGTAAGAAGATTCCAAATTTACAATCAAATTCACAGTGAAAAGAAGAGGGCTCTTGCTCTTCTCAAAATCAAGGAGAAGATCAAAAAGATGAAGATTTATGAAAAGCTTGACAAAATCAAAAGTGATATTCAAGGTCGACTACAGAGGGGCGACAAACTACCACAGCTGCAGGGTGAGTTTCACCAGCTGCACCTAGACGTACTCCTTCAGCTGCTGCTCCAGGCAGCTGTTGCTGCGTCTCAACAAGACCAAGGGAAGAACAATGACATGCAAATGTTACCAGAATGGGACAACATCAACAATAACATCATCGTCAAGAAGCTTAAGGAGCATATGGAGGAggggggcggaggaggaggaggggaaatAGGAAGTCAGCAGACGACATGGATTCACCTCGATGAGGCACAATATGCACACATCCTGTGGAAGCTGTTCTCCAAGGGCTGCTCCAGCAGCAAGCCCCTGCAGGCTCAGGACAGATGGTCGGACAAGCAAGCTACAAAGACCACAACGGCGGACAAGCAAGCTACAAAGACAACCACTGCTGAATTGGGTGAGGATCAAATCAAACCAATGATCCACAATGCAAAGGAAGGCACCTTACAGGAGCTGCAGAAAGGTGAGTATGACAAGAGTGAAGGGACAGCTGAATCTGGTAGTGTTCCGGATCAAAACCCAGAAACTGTTTCTGAAAAATTCGGTCAGATGATGGAGAAATTAAAGCAGGAGTTCAAAGAGCAGCTCAAGATCAAAGGTCTCGTGGACGAGATTAAGCGTAATTTGGAATATATTTCGGACTGGAATTGTTATGAATGTCCCCTGTTTATCCTCAGAGTTGATGAGCTGATGGATATTGCCACATGGGAGGGTACCAGAAATGCTTTGAGCCTGCTAAACTGCAGTGCCGATTTAATGATGGTCACCAACACAAATGACGTCCACCTGGCTAGAGAATATTGCTATCCACAGCGGGAACCTATAGCTATAGACTATTCTCTTGCTGGCCTCTACCATGATACAGTGCTCCAGCTTACTAGCCAGCAGAAGAATAAAGACAACTACAACCCCCAAATTTTTCATGATATCCTGTCCGAGTGTGAGCCACATGAATTCTGCATGAAGATCTTCACTCATGCTTTGTATGCTAACCCCAACAGGAGCAATGAGGAGTTACTCAAGCTGCACAGCACCTTGCAGGCTTTGCCAAAATCATTCAACAGCATCACTAAGGTGATGTTCAAGTTCTCTTACAACGATCTGCCTAAAGAATACAAGTCATGCCTACTGTACCTAGCTATCTTCTCTATGGGACACAAGATCAGGCGGTCAACCTTGATTGGACGGTGGATTGCAGAAGGGCTGACATCCAATGAAGATTGGCTCAGTTCTGTGCGTCAGGCCAACCGATGTTTTGACACACTCATTGACCGGTGCCTCATTGATCCTGCTGATATTGGTGCTGCAGGAAATGTCAAGAGCTGTGTTGTAGGTGATCTTTTTCATGGATTCATTACCACCATCGCCAGAAAACAACACATCGTGGAGACACGGCTGTCACATCACTTGGCTCGCCACTTCTCCATTTTCAACGATCTCCAGCTCCGTGGCTCTGATAGAATTGATAAATTCTTCCAGGGGCTCTCTGAATCATCTCGAGTATCCCTGCTCAAGGTGCTCGATCTAGAAGGTTGTCAGTGCTTTGGGAAGAACCGGCAGTACCTCAAGGACATCTGCAGCAAGATGTTACTTCTCAAGTATCTAAGCCTCAGGAGAACAGATATTACCGAGCTACCTAGTGAAATCAACAACCTCCGTGAGCTAGAGGTATTGGATATCCGAGAAACCGATGTGCCTCCACATGCAACAGCAAATATCCTGCTATTGAAGCTGAAGCGTCTGCTTGCTGGTCACATTGATCTGAATGCAAGCAAGTTTGGCTCTAGTGGCCGGGTTCCTCGTAGGATCGGCAAAATGGTAAACATGGAGGTCCTATCTAATGTCCAGGCCAAGCATAGTCATGATTTAAAAGATATTGGAAAGCTATGGCAGCTGAGGAAGCTAGGTGTGGTTATTGATGATAAGGATAGCCACCTCAGGAATTTGCTTCAGACAATCAGTGACCTCCATGAGTCCCTCCGTTCTCTGACAATCACTGCTAGTGTTCCGGTAGCCACACAATGCGAGGGTACTCCTTCCAGTGCAGAGTTACCAGATGGCATTGGCTCTCTCTTAGAAAACCAACCCAAGATGCTTGAGAGTCTAAGCATCAGGGGAATCAGTCTAAATCCATTGTTCATAAAAGGTGACAACAATAAACTTGCCAAGGTAACTCTTAGGAGCACCCTGCTGAGCCAAGATGATCTGAAAGTCCTTGCTGAGCTGCCAAAGTTACGGTGTGTCAGGCTCCAGCATGTTACATGCATCGAGCCCGTGCTCAACTTCAAGAGAGGTCAATTTAGATGCCTCAAGTACCTTCTTGTTGAGGACTCGGACTTGACTATCACTTTTGAGCATGGAGCAGCATGTGAGCTCGACAAGATGGTTTTGTCTTTCAGCAAAGGTTCTATTTCTGGAGTTGACAGGCTTCCAAACTTGAAAGAGCTTGAGTTGAATAACAGCTTCTGCGGCAGGCTGCTATCATCATTTGGCAATGTCTCACAAATAGCCAAGCTGACTCTTCGTGGTACATTGCTAGAGCAAGACGCTCTACAAATACTCGCCAAGAAACCAAATCTACGATGTCTTGTGCTCTTGAACGAGTCTTTTGGTGGAATACAGAACGAGATTACATTAAAAGATGAGTTCTTATGGCTCAACCATCTTGTTGTTGACTGCTCGGCCATCACCAGGATCGTCTTCACCAGCGGATCTGCTCCTAGGCTTGAGAAGATTGTCTGGTCATCTTTCACATCTCTCTCCGGTATCCACAAACTTCCCAGTTTGAAGGAGCTTGAATTCAACGGTGGTCAAGTCCCCGATGAGGTGAGAGAGGGCATTGAAAAGCATAAAAACAAGCTTAGCCTTAAACTTTTGGACGAAAAACTTTAA